The genomic stretch AATTTTTTCACCCATCACTCTAAAAAGTTTAATACAAACTTCTGGATGTTGTAAAAGTAACTGTTCAAAATGAGAAATAGAAATTGCTACAACAGCAGTACTTTCGACAGCGAATGACGAAGCTGGATAATTCCCTTTTCTAAAAAAACCTACGTGTGGAAACATATCTCCTTCACTTAAAACTGATACAATCTGTTCTTTTCCTTGAATATCATTTTTATATATCTTTACTTTACCAGTATGTATAAAATACACATAATCTAAAGGATCTTCATGCATGAAAATATGAGTCCCTTTTTGGTACGTTCGGGTGATTGCAATATTTACAATTTCTTTTAATTCAGTATTTATAAGTTCTTTAAATAAAGGTACATTTCTTAAAACGTCTTCAATAGTTTGTTTATTCATTTCTTACCACTCCACAGTATTTTCAATATATATATTTTAACAGATTTTATCATTTGTCGACGATAAATAAAAACTTTCTTTGCGAACGTTTATTCGTTACAATAAAATAGATGT from Cytobacillus sp. IB215665 encodes the following:
- a CDS encoding Crp/Fnr family transcriptional regulator gives rise to the protein MNKQTIEDVLRNVPLFKELINTELKEIVNIAITRTYQKGTHIFMHEDPLDYVYFIHTGKVKIYKNDIQGKEQIVSVLSEGDMFPHVGFFRKGNYPASSFAVESTAVVAISISHFEQLLLQHPEVCIKLFRVMGEKIIDLQKRLEEQILNNTYEQIVKLLLRLSETHGTEIDSHTRVLSTQFTNKELANMIGTTRETISRTITKLKKKGSITVNCDGNLVIDVNKFESEIL